From a single Cryptococcus neoformans var. neoformans B-3501A chromosome 3, whole genome shotgun sequence genomic region:
- a CDS encoding hypothetical protein (HMMPfam hit to RRM_1, RNA recognition motif. (a.k.a. RRM, RBD, or RNP domain), score: 67.6, E(): 3.2e-17) — MAPKRSAPTPKSGAAVKKAKPASKGAKPKSTDSPLDTVKNVASSVLNTVSDAVDVAGDLVLDDGEPAAASEALEETVDVPALKKKGKAAKGKAGETAAQVADKVQESTKPIRGKAAKALKDAQEVDAKAVADRATKAAKDTADAVGKAAKDPENRKKAEDFMEQAENAMKKVADKVGEVLEDTLEQFGEASGITEVAENLSKKGKKQAAKKGKEVAEKAEDVKETGKRKAQKVAEDAEPVSKKTRSKTKKIVEPESESEQEQDDGDEDVYIHGFSSSDGEADSSDDESDAEDLAVAEAARTVDMGSLPMVAKDDKSVQQRLKKASKKKDDKKGTLYLGRIPHGFYEDQMKEYFSQFGDVTRVRLARNRKTGASKHYAYIEMSSESVAEIVADTMNNYLLMGHLLRCHVIPSDKVHPQLWVGANKKFRKVPRARMEKMKHEKERTEEEKSKADKKLLKKERQRKKKLEAAGIDYEFDGHA; from the exons ATGGCCCCTAAACGATCCGCTCCCACGCCCAAATCCGGCGCTGCCGTTAAGAAGGCCAAGCCCGCCTCCAAAGGCGCTAAACCAAAGTCTACCGACTCCCCTCTCGACACTGTCAAGAACGTTGCTTCCTCTGTCCTCAACACTGTCTCTGACGCTGTCGACGTTGCTGGTGATCTCGTTCTCGACGATGGAGAGCCAGCTGCCGCTTCCGAGGCCCTGGAAGAGACTGTCGATGTCCctgctttgaagaagaagggcaaggctGCTAAAGGCAAAGCTGGAGAAACCGCTGCtcaggtcgcggacaagGTGCAGGAGAGCACAAAGCCCATCAGGGGTAAAGCTGCCAAGGCTTTGAAGGATGCTCAGGAGGTGGATGCGAAGGCTGTTGCTGACAGGGCTACCAAGGCGGCCAAGGACACTGCGGATGCTGTCGGAAAAGCTGCCAAGGACCCGGAgaacaggaagaaggccgAGGATTTTATGGAGCAAGCTGAAAACGCCATGAAGAAGGTTGCGGACAAGGTTGGAGAAGTCTTGGAAGATACTCTTGAACAGTTTGGCGAAGCGAGCGGTATCACTGAGGTCGCTGAAAACCTCTCcaagaagggcaaaaagCAAGCCgcgaagaagggcaaggaggtCGCTGAAAAGGCTGAGGACGTCAAGGAGACTGGCAAACGCAAGGCTCAAAAAGTTGCTGAAGATGCTGAGCCCGTTTCTAAAAAGACGCGATCCAAGACCAAGAAGATTGTCGAGCCCGAGTCCGAATCCGAACAGGAGCAGGACGACGGGGACGAGGATGTCTACATTCACggcttttcctcttctgatGGCGAAGCCGATTCTTCCGACGATGAATCTGATGCAGAGGACCTTGCGGTAGCCGAAGCTGCTAGAACCGTCGACATGGGATCTTTACCTATGGTCGCCAAGGATGACAAGTCTGTCCAGCAGAGGCTGAAAAAGGCTTctaagaagaag GATGACAAGAAGGGAACCCTTTACCTCGGCAGGATACCTCACGGTTTCTACGAAGACCAAATGAAGGAGTACTTTTCTCAATTTGGTGACGTTACGCGAGTGCGATTGGCTCGTAACCGCAAG ACTGGTGCTTCAAAACACTACGCTTACATCGAGATGTCATCCGAGTCTGTTGCTGAGATTGTTGCCGACACCATGAACAACTATCTTCTCATGGGCCACCTCCTTAGATGTCAC GTCATTCCCTCAGACAAAGTTCACCCCCAACTTTGGGTGGGCGCCAACAAAAAGTTCCGTAAAGTGCCACGTGCTcgaatggagaagatgaagcatGAAAAAGAACGtactgaagaggaaaagtcCAAGGCGGACAAGAaattgttgaagaaggagaggcagaggaagaagaagttggagGCTGCCGGTATCGATTACGAGTTTGACGGCCAT GCGTAA
- a CDS encoding hypothetical protein (HMMPfam hit to Acid_phosphat_A, Histidine acid phosphatase, score: 165.4, E(): 1.2e-46): protein MRSAALFALLPILVNAAAVERRTADSNVGSTTSDVFPPAGTSVNSKLFPPESVVGYAGATVTGAEPAAAATAAAYAYNDGTSNNFPLVADQPKDSNSEDFDVFKQWGNLSPWYSVPSSFYGLNDTSPLIPDSCSITQVHLLYRHGARYPTSGAGPSTFAAKLANATAQDGDFTAKGDLDFLNKWTYKLGAELLTPFGRLQNFELGVAFRQQYGALLNNFTEQGALPVFRTESQDRMVKTAENFAAGFFGVPEYLDQVSIELMVETSGVNNTGAPYETCPNSNIASRGSLGSTAASAFAKEAFSGTVSRLQSHVDGVEFDTTDVISMLQLCSYETDALGYSAFCRLFTEEDFKNYEYYYDLSFYYNNGAGSPVAAAQGKGFLEEFVARFTQTPITSSDSSVNTTLDSNPIYFPLNQSIYADATHEVVLLDTFTAFNLSALFSTGPLPVDKRVEGSSFVASQVVPFGTHMVVQVLECADQTPSKQMRFMINDAVLPLDKSYEGCEWNKDGMCAFDTVVAALQKRIAEIDYDYDCNGNYTVEAGHDYNGRAPRA, encoded by the exons ATGCGATCTGCAGCTCTCTTTGCCTTGCTCCCTATTCTCGTCAACGCTGCTGCGGTGGAGAGACGCACTGCCGACTCCAACGTCGGATCGACCACATCGGATGTCTTTCCTCCAGCTGGTA CCAGCGTCAACTCCAAACTCTTCCCTCCCGAATCTGTGGTCGGCTACGCTGGAGCGACTGTGACTGGTGCCGAGcccgctgctgctgctacCGCTGCCGCCTATGCTTACAACGACGGCACGTCCAACAACTTCCCTCTTGTCGCCGATCAGCCCAAGGACAGCAACTCTGAAGACTTTGACGTGTTCAAGCAGTGGGGTAACCTCTCTCCTTGGTACTCTGTCCCTTCCAGCTTTTACGGCCTCAACGATACTTCTCCTCTCATCCCTGACAGTTGCTCCATCACCCAAGTACACTTGCTCTACCGACATGGTGCTCGATACCCCACTTCTGGCGCTGGTCCTTCCACCTTTGCAGCTAAGCTTGCCAATGCTACCGCCCAGGATGGGGACTTCACTGCCAAGGGCGATCTCGACTTCCTCAACAAGTGGACTTATAAGCTTGGCGCTGAGCTCTTGACTCCTTTTGGAAGGTTGCAAAACTTTGAGCTTGGAGTGGCTTTCCGACAGCAGTATGGGGCATTGTTGAACAACTTTACTGAGCAAGGTGCTTTGCCTGTATTCAGAACTGAGAGTCAA GATCGTATGGTCAAGACTGCTGAAAACTTTGCTGCTGGCTTCTTTGGCGTCCCCGAGTACCTCGACCAAGTGAGCATCGAGCTCATGGTGGAGACAAGTGGCGTGAACAACACGGGTGCGCCATACGAGACGTGCCCCAACTCCAACATTGCCTCCCGCGGTTCCCTCGGTTCTACCGCTGCTTCTGCATTCGCCAAGGAGGCTTTCAGCGGTACCGTCTCTCGACTCCAAAGCCACGTTGACGGTGTCGAGTTTGACACGACCGATGTGATTTCTATGCTCCAGCTATGCTCTTATGAGACTGATGCGCTCGGCTACTCTGCGTTCTGCCGTCTTTTCACCGAGGAAGATTTCAAAAACTATGAGTATTATTACGATCTCAGTTTCTACTACAACAATGGTGCCGGTTCTCCCGTAGCTGCTGCGCAAGGTAAAGGCTTCCTCGAAGAGTTTGTCGCCCGTTTCACCCAGACGCCTATCACTTCTTCCGACTCTAGCGTGAACACCACCCTCGACAGCAACCCGATCTACTTCCCGCTCAACCAATCCATCTATGCGGATGCGACCCATGAAGTCGTCTTGCTCGATACGTTTACCGCTTTCAACTTGAGTGCGCTTTTCAGTACGGGCCCGCTTCCTGTCGATAAGCGTGTGGAAGGGTCTTCATTTGTGGCTTCGCAGGTGGTGCCTTTTGGGACGCACATGGTTGTTCAAGTTTTAGAGTGTGCGGACCAGACGCCTAGCAAACAGATGCGGTTCATGAT TAATGATGCCGTCCTTCCTCTTGATAAGAGTTACGAAGGGTGCGAATGGAACAAGGATGGAATGTGCGCTTTCGACACGGTCGTTGCTGCTCTTCAGAAACGTATCGCTGAGATCGACTATGACTATGACTGTAATGGAAACTA CACTGTTGAGGCTGGACATGATTATAATGGGCGTGCTCCTCGAGCGTAA
- a CDS encoding hypothetical protein (Match to ESTs gb|CF193435.1|CF193435, gb|CF193434.1|CF193434, gb|CF192733.1|CF192733), translated as MSHFDTVSRTTSRAGSTVSRNQSLIKKNTAPHELKPSDILIERFQAWKGIVKMLISYFEGIADIEANTSKELTKLGAVIQVPFRPGNQFLGEGGMQDVFYTIRDKTRLIADSHASLARTIESSIVQHLQKLRTEIKAHIKNVQNDTGKLATSVAKERELSTRAIADLARAIGAVNNTPMQVSSKEDPFAVNQAVMKQLQKQVNEENALQKSIIIMQQNSAHFEEGIVRSVQSAWATFDEWQSRMSTSVQETWRQLGVNMAQLMPDREWISFAARSDHLLDPETPLRNLDLIDYPGKSDPSVAPVYTGMLERKKRFTKSYKEGFYVLTPAGYLHEYASSDPSTATHPIWSLFLPACTLGPPSSATTAKSHKFHIEGRKDGTSAHGKTPGGRGLFRGSDTAFTFRARSHEEMMEVWNDLRMLVARYLVASEQMEREGPITQAVRSVGYGSEEEEDEEDEEEEDEGSSVEEAEEEDEDEVQDDVHTAEEEVPAYTHGGAAPIEVGPNGYAIDKKEKPELGPEAETGSDGGARQLSRREEKAPAREQPTTADE; from the exons ATGTCCCATTTCGACACTGTCTCCCGGACGACGTCCAGAGCGGGTTCAACCGTTTCTAGGAATCAGTCCTTG atcaagaagaacacCGCCCCTCATGAGCTGAAGCCTTCCGACATCCTTATCGAGCGATTCCAGGCTTGGAAGGGTATCGTCAAGATGCTCATCT CCTACTTTGAGGGTATCGCCGATATTGAGGCCAATACTTCCAAGGAGCTCACGAAGCTTGGTGCTGTCATCCAGGTCCCTTTCAGGCCCGGAAATCAGTTCCTCGGTGAAGGCGGTATGCAAGATGTCTTCTACACTATCCGAGACAAGACTCGTCTCATTGCCGATTCCCACGCTTCTCTCGCTAGGACTATCGAGTCTTCCATCGTCCAGCACCTCCAGAAGCTCCGAACCGAGATCAAGGCTCACATCAAGAACGTCCAGAACGACACCGGAAAGCTTGCCACCTCTGTCGCCAAGGAGAGGGAGTTGTCTACCAGGGCTATCGCCGACTTGGCCAGAGCTATTGGTGCCGTCAATAACACTCCCATGCAGGTCTCTTCCAAGGAGGACCCCTTCGCTGTTAACCAGGCCGTGATGAAGCAGCTTCAGAAGCAA GTCAACGAGGAAAACGCCCTCCAGaaatccatcatcatcatgcagCAAAACTCGGCCCACTTCGAGGAGGGTATCGTTCGCTCCGTCCAGTCCGCTTGGGCTACCTTTGACGAGTGGCAGAGCCGAATGTCCACTTCTGTCCAGGAGACCTGGAGACAGCTCGGCGTTAACATGGCTCAGCTCATGCCTGACCGCGAGTGGATCTCCTTCGCTGCTCGGTCTGACCACCTGCTTGACCCCGAGACTCCTTTGCGTAACCTTGATTTGATCGACTACCCTGGCAAGAGCGACCCCTCTGTCGCCCCCGTTTACACTGGTATGCTCGAGCGCAAGAAGAGGTTCACCAAGTCTTACAAGGAGGGATTCTATGTCTTGACTCCTGCCGGTTACCTCCATGAATACGCTTCTTCTGACCCTAGCACTGCTACCCACCCTATCTGGAGCTTGTTCCTTCCTGCTTGTACTCTCGGtccgccttcttctgccacCACTGCGAAATCCCACAAGTTCCACATTGAGGGCCGTAAGGATGGCACCTCTGCCCATGGCAAGACCCCTGGTGGCCGAGGCTTGTTCCGCGGTAGCGACACTGCCTTTACTTTCAGGGCTAGGAGTCAcgaagagatgatggaggtCTGGAATGACTTGAGGATGTTGGTTGCCAGGTATTTGGTTGCCTCTGAGCAaatggagagggaaggcCCCATCACTCAGGCCGTCAGGAGCGTCGGCTACGGTtccgaagaggaggaagatgaagaggacgaagaggaggaggacgagggcAGCTCTGTCGAGGAggctgaggaggaagatgaggacgaggttCAGGATGACGTCCACActgcagaagaggaggttcCCGCCTACACCCACGGTGGTGCCGCTCCTATTGAAGTTGGTCCCAACGGCTACGCT AtcgacaagaaggaaaagccCGAGCTTGGTCCTGAAGCTGAGACCGGCTCTGACGGCGGAGCTCGTCAGTTGTCTCgccgagaagagaaggcgCCTGCCCGCGAGCAGCCTACAACTG CCGACGAATAA
- a CDS encoding hypothetical protein (Match to ESTs gb|CF193435.1|CF193435, gb|CF193434.1|CF193434, gb|CF192733.1|CF192733): MSHFDTVSRTTSRAGSTVSRNQSLIKKNTAPHELKPSDILIERFQAWKGIVKMLISYFEGIADIEANTSKELTKLGAVIQVPFRPGNQFLGEGGMQDVFYTIRDKTRLIADSHASLARTIESSIVQHLQKLRTEIKAHIKNVQNDTGKLATSVAKERELSTRAIADLARAIGAVNNTPMQVSSKEDPFAVNQAVMKQLQKQVNEENALQKSIIIMQQNSAHFEEGIVRSVQSAWATFDEWQSRMSTSVQETWRQLGVNMAQLMPDREWISFAARSDHLLDPETPLRNLDLIDYPGKSDPSVAPVYTGMLERKKRFTKSYKEGFYVLTPAGYLHEYASSDPSTATHPIWSLFLPACTLGPPSSATTAKSHKFHIEGRKDGTSAHGKTPGGRGLFRGSDTAFTFRARSHEEMMEVWNDLRMLVARYLVASEQMEREGPITQAVRSVGYGSEEEEDEEDEEEEDEGSSVEEAEEEDEDEVQDDVHTAEEEVPAYTHGGAAPIEVGPNGYAIDKKEKPELGPEAETGSDGGARQLSRREEKAPAREQPTTGEAPSSAPGYEGAGVGSISLGEEARPSDNGAEADTTAAAPAPSSSVAGDSAEPDVAELETPTSDSNSKGILSRFTENFGSAKKE, translated from the exons ATGTCCCATTTCGACACTGTCTCCCGGACGACGTCCAGAGCGGGTTCAACCGTTTCTAGGAATCAGTCCTTG atcaagaagaacacCGCCCCTCATGAGCTGAAGCCTTCCGACATCCTTATCGAGCGATTCCAGGCTTGGAAGGGTATCGTCAAGATGCTCATCT CCTACTTTGAGGGTATCGCCGATATTGAGGCCAATACTTCCAAGGAGCTCACGAAGCTTGGTGCTGTCATCCAGGTCCCTTTCAGGCCCGGAAATCAGTTCCTCGGTGAAGGCGGTATGCAAGATGTCTTCTACACTATCCGAGACAAGACTCGTCTCATTGCCGATTCCCACGCTTCTCTCGCTAGGACTATCGAGTCTTCCATCGTCCAGCACCTCCAGAAGCTCCGAACCGAGATCAAGGCTCACATCAAGAACGTCCAGAACGACACCGGAAAGCTTGCCACCTCTGTCGCCAAGGAGAGGGAGTTGTCTACCAGGGCTATCGCCGACTTGGCCAGAGCTATTGGTGCCGTCAATAACACTCCCATGCAGGTCTCTTCCAAGGAGGACCCCTTCGCTGTTAACCAGGCCGTGATGAAGCAGCTTCAGAAGCAA GTCAACGAGGAAAACGCCCTCCAGaaatccatcatcatcatgcagCAAAACTCGGCCCACTTCGAGGAGGGTATCGTTCGCTCCGTCCAGTCCGCTTGGGCTACCTTTGACGAGTGGCAGAGCCGAATGTCCACTTCTGTCCAGGAGACCTGGAGACAGCTCGGCGTTAACATGGCTCAGCTCATGCCTGACCGCGAGTGGATCTCCTTCGCTGCTCGGTCTGACCACCTGCTTGACCCCGAGACTCCTTTGCGTAACCTTGATTTGATCGACTACCCTGGCAAGAGCGACCCCTCTGTCGCCCCCGTTTACACTGGTATGCTCGAGCGCAAGAAGAGGTTCACCAAGTCTTACAAGGAGGGATTCTATGTCTTGACTCCTGCCGGTTACCTCCATGAATACGCTTCTTCTGACCCTAGCACTGCTACCCACCCTATCTGGAGCTTGTTCCTTCCTGCTTGTACTCTCGGtccgccttcttctgccacCACTGCGAAATCCCACAAGTTCCACATTGAGGGCCGTAAGGATGGCACCTCTGCCCATGGCAAGACCCCTGGTGGCCGAGGCTTGTTCCGCGGTAGCGACACTGCCTTTACTTTCAGGGCTAGGAGTCAcgaagagatgatggaggtCTGGAATGACTTGAGGATGTTGGTTGCCAGGTATTTGGTTGCCTCTGAGCAaatggagagggaaggcCCCATCACTCAGGCCGTCAGGAGCGTCGGCTACGGTtccgaagaggaggaagatgaagaggacgaagaggaggaggacgagggcAGCTCTGTCGAGGAggctgaggaggaagatgaggacgaggttCAGGATGACGTCCACActgcagaagaggaggttcCCGCCTACACCCACGGTGGTGCCGCTCCTATTGAAGTTGGTCCCAACGGCTACGCT AtcgacaagaaggaaaagccCGAGCTTGGTCCTGAAGCTGAGACCGGCTCTGACGGCGGAGCTCGTCAGTTGTCTCgccgagaagagaaggcgCCTGCCCGCGAGCAGCCTACAACTGGTGAGGCTCCATCTTCCGCCCCAGGGTATGAAGGTGCAGGTGTCGGGTCAATTTccttgggagaagaggcacGTCCTTCTGATAACGGTGCAGAAGCCGACACGACTGCTGCAGCTCCAGCCCCGTCTTCGTCGGTCGCTGGTGACAGCGCCGAACCTGACGTCGCCGAGCTTGAGACGCCCACCAGCGACTCAAACAGCAAGGGCATCCTTAGTCGATTCACGGAGAACTTTGGATCAGCCAAAAAGGAGTAA